One window of the Solanum stenotomum isolate F172 chromosome 11, ASM1918654v1, whole genome shotgun sequence genome contains the following:
- the LOC125845679 gene encoding pyrophosphate-energized vacuolar membrane proton pump-like, with product MSTITKSCSPVQEVADSCKTGAATNVIFGLILGYKSVIIPIFAIAASIYVSFSLATMYGIADAVLGMLSTIATGLAIDAYGPISDNAGGIAEMAGMSHSIRERIDALDAAGNTTTAIGKILKIEVTSQDASLEDAKDYYYFAMEVMQNLIS from the exons ATGTCTACTATTACAAAATCTTGCAGTCCAGTACAAGAAGTGGCAGATTCTTGCAAGACTGGTGCTGCGACAAATGTAATATTTGGATTGATTCTTGGATATAAATCTGTTATCATTCCCATATTTGCCATTGCTGCTTCTATATACGTGAGCTTCAGCTTAGCTACTATGTATGGCATTGCAGATGCTGTTCTAGGAATGCTTAGCACTATAGCCACTGGGCTCGCAATAGATGCATATGGCCCTATCAGCGACAATGCTGGTGGTATTGCAGAGATGGCTGGAATGAGCCATAGCATTCGTGAAAGGATTGATGCTCTTGATGCTGCTGGGAACACAACAACTGCAATTGGCAAG ATTTTGAAGATTGAAGTTACAAGTCAAGATGCAAGTTTAGAAGATGCAAAAgactattattattttgctaTGGAAGTTATGCAAAACTTGATATCATAG